TTAGGGGCTAGGCTGGGACTTGGCCCACACATTTGCCTGGGGGAGTATGGGAGAACAAAGGCCTCTGCCCCGCTTTACGCCTCTGGGCCAGGTGTGCAGGAGCAAACGTGCACCTCTCACTTCCCtagagcagggagagaggggagcaggcATGGCCTTGGTGTCACCCCCGCCCACTGGCCAGCAGAGCCCTGccagtttgggggtggggcaggtttGCTGGCATGGGCTAAGAGCAAGAACAAGCAGTTGTAGCTCAgaagcatctgagcacctccccgGGGCTACTCCTGGGACAGCGCTGCTTATGTATAATCAGGGCTGTGCTTAGGGGCCCACGCGagccttaagtgacttgcccaaggtcatacaaatCACTGTCGGGGAGATTGCAGTATTTCTGTTACAGCAGCACCCAACAGGGgccaggcactgtacagctgGATTAGAACTCAAGACTCCTAATTCCCGCCCTGCCATCACATTTCCTCCAGCTAGACAGCTGCAAAACCAAAGCTTGCTAATGCCACCAATATTGATGGATTGAGCAAGAACCATTGTTCtcatttctcttcccctccccatctcccagctACACCCCTGCTGACGTGCATTGGTGTACTACCGGGCTGTTATTGGGTAAGACCAGTTCACCAGCCTGTTTGTTGCattgcttttggggggggggtgttttaattctctctctctcatcctccctccccccgcagcccttTCCAACCGAATCTCGACACCCATCTTTCACACAGATCACCGAGATGAAGGTTAACATTAATTAAGGTGCATGCTATGGCTTTCTCAAGGAGCTGTCCCATCTCTGTCACTTCCAGGTTCTTTCTTCACCCAGCTGGTATGTTTAGAGACTGCCACGGTCAAGCTTGTGATCTGGGACACTGCAGGACAGGAGAAGTACCATGGTGTTTGCCATCTTTATTACAGGGGGGCGAATGCTGCCCTTCTTGTATTTGACATAGCCAGAAAGGTAAGAGCAGCGATGGCTTGTTCTCCTGCCTCTCTCCTCCAGAAGGGTTTGCCTTTATCTTTCTAAAATATCCCAACTGAATCTTGATCATGCAGCCACGCTGCTGGTAGGCTGCAATAGTTCTAGTGTAGGGTCGCTTCCCAATACGTCTCCAGACATTTCAACCAAGACTGCTTTTTCCTGCGCACATCACGTAAGGGCTACACATCATGGGCAGGTTTATCCTTCTCTTCTGGTAAAGATGGGTGAAGACATGCAAGGAACTGGTACAGACATTTCACTGACAGTGGACAATAAATGCTCACGTTTTCCCCCTCAAAGCCAAGATTTCTCTGTCtacccctgcctcccagcccagtcCAGCTCACCAGCCAAGTAGGTAATGAGGGAGCATCACTAAGTGCTCTTTGTTCCCCTACCCTCATGTAACCCACACACACCTGGGTGTGGCgtcctgtcccatctagtggcaccaacaccacttagagcaggggtaggcaacctatggcacgggtgccgaaagcggcacgcaagctcattttcagtggcactcacactgcccgggtcctggccaccggtccgggggccctgcattttaatttaattttaaatgaagcttcttaaacattttaaaaaccttatttactttacagacaacaatagtatattatagacttatagaaagagaccttctaaaaacattaaaaggtatgactggcacgcgaaaccttaacttagagtgaataaatgaagactcggcacagcacttctgaaaggttgccaagccCTGacttagagagagataaaatgagttacACTAATGTCTGTTTCTGATGGACTGTTCCAGGGGGACATTTCGCATGATCTCCCACTACGTTATGAaggttttttcccttttactggtAATACGCAACACACAGGAACCGCAACACCGAGGGCCATATGTCTGTATTACTGCCATGGTAGTTACAGAAGGAGGAGACCATAGGCTGCTGACGAGTAACATCTCACAGTAACAGAGCTTTATTGAAGAGGTAGACCAAGCTACTAAGAATCCTTGCCCCATCACAAGAGAGCCTAATCACCTCAGCCCATCACCTGTAGGCTGGGTCTACGACCCACTGGGGATCCATGGTGGTTGGGTCATGTCTGATGGAGGAGAAGTCATCATCCTTGGCTTTGGGGAAGCAAGTATATTTAGAGCTGGTTCCATGCTGAGTAGTGCTCCTAGCATCAATATCTGTCAAGTGCATTACCCATTTGTTTCTACCATTTTTACCCCTCACCTGCCAATCTCCTTTGGGCCATGTGACAGCTGCTGAGTATCTGTTGGTTTAAtgtcggtgtgtgtgtgtctctctctcacctttCCAGGCAACTTTTGCGAGAGCAAAGCTATGGTTGAGGAAATTAGAGAAGGAATTTCTTCCCGATGAGCTCGTGATAGTTTTAGTCGGCAATAAGATAGATCTTGCTGCTCAGCGGGAATTCACCTTTGAGGTAAGTGCACTGCAGTAAAATCTCAGCATTTGGCAGATTCTCTCTTTCAAAAACACCACGGCAGCGTGTTCCCcaagtgctgcacttcaggctttCACACTGAACAGTTTATAAGTAAATGTTTACGTGAACGCCATTCTCCTAGCAGTGAGCAATATAGCAAGGCCCCACTGGCTGCCAGCGATGTTAGAGGTCATAAATCCCATTTTGCCATCTGTTTCAGCTACTAACTTTCTTGGATCTTAGAGACTTTTCTGAACTTTGGTGGGTTTGTTCAGAGGGTTCACAGTGTGCATCGGTAGGTTTCCATGTCAGACagaatgttcccagatgttgcttcaaaactTGCCATCGACGAGtcgatgcagagaaaaatacatagctgctttgaattatattaaaaaaattcagcagcctcactagaagctgatgctgcatcactgaccaccaagttcaatgaatgagaactgcatgggacaaaagaagctcgagggtttaactctcggatccgtgtctgcactcctctgttctttcctctcacgtTGGCACCAtgatcgtagccctgacctctcatgtcagctatcgcaattcctgtatcttccagctttttaagaagcacatttgtcataccagctcctggagtatcatcaatgtcaataaattctagaaaatgctctctgacagtcaccattgcaaggacattttcactaggttcttctcttgttacaaaatgcaccattaaagtcatttattGCATATGGCTGATGTTAGGTGTGCAGCCCAGaagtcaactgctgcaaatggaccattttgagtACCACTACAAattctttttcccctctcctgccgGTAAaggctcaccttaactgatcactctcattagagtgtgtatggtaacacccattgtttcaggttctctgtgtatatatcgcTTCCtcttgtattttccactgcatgcatccgatgaagtgggctgtagcccacgaaagcttatgctcaaatcaatttgttagtctccaaggtgccacaagtcctcctgttctttttagtaatatcttgctgacttcaaatctgccacaatcttctgtttgatttttgttaCCAGTAActatatgatctcattttgaatggtttttccaaggtagtggtgtatgtacatttcttgagtggtgactcttcttagatgctcctggagtacagcatcaaactcagccatcagcgccacagttttaaggaagtttccattgtttggcccagacagctgatctgaagtgctaggttttgggtaggaagcattttcagaacattttgccagtacagagactctgatgcaatcttctcttgatgctgatcatctagggtggcctttaaccttagtctcatctcaagctctttccacctatgcaatgctctctggtgatttgctgccttctcatggcatgccagatttcttgccagatttttccagtcctttgttcctgtagcacccaatgtggctggaacattagactggaagagtttgcaacaaaaacagtatgcagcattctgggtttctgAGTACATAAGCcgtggcctctccactttgtcaccattggggatttcatgccagtaatgtgttggatggaaacttctattttcattgtctttggggaacatgaagtttcacttgctgtggcccacgcagaacaaggaagtccctcaggctactgctcaagtgggtccacaatcctggatcatctagacttaaggaactaaactcagcagcagctgtttcttgtgcctccaccacactcttctctgatctacgcttttcttcaggaatgtgcacgGTTACAGCCATTTGAGAtgggagatatggatgctgcagtagctgccaggtcacctgcactctgactaactgggagatcaggcatctcctcaccactcacatcctcactggggccggaaggctcacggtgaacatttgtgtctatgtatctcaggagagctccttcctgcttagatagaaaagcttcctttgctttctttctttttctgaatgctgccccagaggggcgttttcttctttcactcatgactgctgttctgtgccagctagagtggctctcaacactcaatgaaaggggacaaataagcaggctggtagcagggcctgagtgagggaagatatcagcatcttaagggcctaactggctcctattaTGTCAGGTgtctgcctgttctcctcaagtgggttcagggaagcagcaggaaacaggaagctccctaagaagctggtgtgaatcagtccaggctcctgggggtgctggagaggtacataagagaagcctcctcctctctctccctgcagctcctgctgctttctgttattccctctcaccttttctcctgcctcctgttatgtctcttgtgccctccttcctccagcacagccctccaccagctctgtgcacCTAGAGCagggagaatacatatgcaccagcaccagacacattttctacactctgggtcctagtggtgcccgcccacagtctggcacctgaggctgccacctcagtttgcctcatggtaaggccagccctgggaaTGAATATCTGTGATTTCAGCTACAGAGTTGTTCCAAACATTTCACAGTGACGGTGCAATGTGGTGTTAAATTTCAAATGACATATTCCACATCACCTTTTAAATAAGTATCACTCACCACACTGGTGAGTGTGTCATGCCCGACAAGAGTCGCTGACACAGAGTAACAAACCACTAGTGGGCCTCTGTGTCAAACATGGGTAGGTCTTCAGTGCCGTtaaccccccacccatccacacacaaacccacccactttgcagtgagggtgCAGAATAAACGATTCCAGTGCTGATAGGCCTCCAGtgtcttcccacaattcccctggTGCGCCCAGAAGGAGAGTGCGTGGAGTTCTCCCACAATCCCCTGGGAAGGAATTAGAGTGGTTCAGCGTACTGCAGCAGACAGAACCACGGGCTGTGCCTCCAGAAGCCAGAGCAACACGAACGGGAGTGCGCAGCACCAGTGGGGACACAATTTGGGAGGGAGTTGCCATGTGGCTGCTGCCAGCCAGGCTAGGCCAACTTGGGTGCCAGTCACCTGAGTTAGCTGCTTTGAAGACATAGAAGGGTGAAATACAGCTGGAACCGCAGGCTGTGTGTCAGCTGGACACGTGATCAATAGCACGTGCCCTTGCCTAGCACCATTTGATCATGCAGACAAAGGttgttgtgatgcctcttctccagggctctggtgggggttaggactggctggaaaacaagactTCCATTGTGTGAGAAATAGAGgcaccaggcagagcagggattcaaacctgggCCTCCCACACCCCACGGGATCGCGCTACGCACAGAGCTGTGGCtagtctgggctggggggagggggagaaatgggtTCTCACCCCAACGCCAGCCTGGGCTTGAAGAACGTTCTTGAGGAAAGTTGTGGAAACGTGCGTGTTTGGCTTAACAACACGTTTCTGCTTTGCCACACCAGCATTTTCCAATAGAAACACGTTGGCAAAGAATCCCTGACCAGCTCTAGCGGAGAGAGGAGTAGggtgagcagggagcagggaggctgcGCGCAGTAGCCTTATCTGCCAACTTCCTGACTTGTGGGCTTTAAATCTCAGCCCAGGAGAGCCTGTTAGTGCATCTATGGTTGCAGTTGTGCCCCTGCTTTGACCCGGTGGTATTAATGTGTTAACTcctttctcctcaccccccccccacacactttggaCAAGATCTCGCTCTGAATATCCAAACCAAGCCGTCTGCAAGGCTAGTGCATCCAAACCCGGTGAGCCAGGGAGTTTGAACAGGGTCCAGTCAGAGAGCGGCTGCAATGCCTTGAGCTGTGCAAGACAGAAAACAAGCGTTGCCTAAACAGTTCGGCTGCAACCGTGTGCCTGGAACAGAAGGAGCGTGAGCTGGGGAAATAGGAAGCTTTAGGCTTCGCAGCAGAATCTGCTGGAATCCAACGGTGGCTCTATCACCGGACACGCTGCTCTTCAGAAAGGTGGGGAACTAAAGTCAGTGTAAACTAAGAGCTTGTCTGCACGAGTGGGGGTACAAGGTCTAGGGTGCACTTgtgtgttgtgcactaactggcccataAGGACCTGCTGGCACGCACAGAGAGTTCCCTAGTGTGCGTCACTGCAGCACGCACAGGCCTGTTAGTGCACAACACACTGGAATGTGTCCCACTCCAGTGCAGACAAATGCACCATGCAGATGAGTTCTGAGCCTTAAGGCTCCTTGTACATCATTAGTCTGACAGTGCAAGTGCTGGAGCTAACGACAGGGGTATGAGGCCTTAAGGCAGTTTGGAGCATCCGGCTTGGAGATTTGTTCCAGAGCCACCCTTGCAAATAGCTGGAGATTTCTGCATGTTCCTCTTCCTACTTCTCAGCCACTAGTCAGGAGAACCGCAACTTGCCCTGCTACACTAGTGTTTGTGTCCATTCCGAGCTCGCTTCTCCAGGTTGGCACCATGCAGCCCTGTCCACACTGGGCAGGGCCCTGTCACACCTGCGGTGTCTAATCACACAGGGAGGAGCTGTGCCTCCCTGCCAGGCCTAAGGACAAGAGCCAATACCTTGTAAATGGAGCCCTTATTTCCACCACTTTCCAGGACATTTCCCAAGCTGGATGTGATTACCGTGCAGAACACACCTACGTCTACTTTGAAATAACCCTGTTTTTGTACCTTCCCCACCCAACTAGGAGGCGGAGGAGTTTGCAAAGAGTGAAAGCTTAACCTACATGGAAACGTCGGCAAAATCCAACCACCAAGTGACCGAGGTGCTTGTGGCCATAGGTCAGTTCCAAGTGAGAAGCCGCTGGACAGGTAACAGCACTGGAGAGGTCTGTGCCAGCTCTCTGCCTTGTGAGCGATAGCACTGCACCGCTTGTCTCCTCCCAGTTGCTCAGGGGCAATTAGGGTTGAGTCACTTGACCTGAAGAGGTCCAGGAACTGGAAAGTCTTTACTGTGACTGCAGCAGTGCCTTGCCTCTAGGCCTAGACAAGAGGTGACGGGTACACTCTGGCCTGTCAAGCCTCACAGCTGCcaagagcgagcgagagagatcCAGAGCAGTGGCTTCCCCATTGCAAACACAGACAggctgcccccctgctgcccccctccccaacttcTGAGA
This portion of the Mauremys mutica isolate MM-2020 ecotype Southern unplaced genomic scaffold, ASM2049712v1 001529F_np12_obj, whole genome shotgun sequence genome encodes:
- the LOC123358171 gene encoding ras-related protein Rab-17-like isoform X2 yields the protein MVPRRTQQVGAGPSTEQAYISEVVLLGSAAVGKSSTAFRRVKNDVRESVPTVGCSFFTQLVCLETATVKLVIWDTAGQEKYHGVCHLYYRGANAALLVFDIARKATFARAKLWLRKLEKEFLPDELVIVLVGNKIDLAAQREFTFEEAEEFAKSESLTYMETSAKSNHQVTEVLVAIAPELMK
- the LOC123358171 gene encoding ras-related protein Rab-17-like isoform X1, with product MVPRRTQQVGAGPSTEQAYISEVVLLGSAAVGKSSTAFRRVKNDVRESVPTVGCSFFTQLVCLETATVKLVIWDTAGQEKYHGVCHLYYRGANAALLVFDIARKATFARAKLWLRKLEKEFLPDELVIVLVGNKIDLAAQREFTFEEAEEFAKSESLTYMETSAKSNHQVTEVLVAIGQFQVRSRWTGNSTGEVCASSLPCER